AAAACCGCAGGGCTTGACCTTTCTGTTGCGTTAAGAACACGGAAATATCTTTGCTCTTGAAATGGGACAAACAGCATACTGGCTCTTGGATAAAAACCTATGTGGAAGCCAGTGGAAAAGGCATTAAGAAATGGTCTATGTGATTACAAAACCAGAATTTATCTGACAGAATTTTAACGATTTTTAAGCGTTTGTGGCTATGAAAGCCACCAAAAGGATATTGGAAAATATTTCTTGGGATTTGCCCTGAATTTTCCGATATGTTTTTCAGTATATCCAACCAAAGCTCTTTTATGCGAAGGGGATAAGGAAGGGAAATAAATGTGCTTTGGGGATAAAAAGTGTGGGCATAAAAAAAGCAGGATGGTTAAGTCCTGCTTACTATTATTTTTATTGTAAATATCAAATGGTTTCAATAAAGGCTTCTTCCATTGCCTTAAATTTATGTGATATTAAATCCATGTCTTTGCTAATCTTCTGGCTGGTTATCTTGGCATAAATTTGTGTAGTTGAAATATTTTTATGCCCCATCATCTTGCTTAGGCTTTCAAGTGGTACGCCTTCCGTCAAAAACATAGTGCCAAAAGTATGCCTTGCCGTATGAAATGTTACTTTTTGCTCTGTTATAATCTCAACTTCCTGAATTAATTTATCAATATAACTATTGCAAATCTTATTGGTTGGGACAGGGAAAATAAAATCGTTTTGGGTAATACCTGCATATTTTTCGATTAATCGCTTAGGAATTTCCATTAATCTCACATTTGAAGCAACATCAGATTTTTGCCTACGGCTTATAATCCACTCATGGCCATCAAAGAAAGACTGGATATTACTCTTCTTTAGTTTTTTGATATCAATATAAGCTAATCCAGTGAAGCAACTAAAAATGAAAAGATTTTTTACAAGCTCATATTTTTCTTTTGTTGGGGTATGGAAAAGAAGGGTTTCTACCTGTTCTTTCAATAAATAGCTTCGATCATTTTCCTTCATAGAAATCTCATAGTCTTCAAATGGATTTCTTCTGATAAGTCCATTCTTGATTGCAAGTTCTGCCACACGATATAAAGGCATTGTATAAACCCAAACGGTATTATGTGTACAGCCTTTATCCACCCGCAAAAACAAGTCAAATTCCCTGATAAAGTCACAGGTCAATTCTCTAAAAGCCATATCATCTCTATAATACCGGCAAGTGATAAATTCCTTGAGGTGATTATAGACAATTTTATATTTGTAATACGTGCTTTGTGAGCGTTCTCCCTTGGAAACCATTTTCTCGAAATCTTCATTGTTTTTCTTAAAGATTTTTAGCAGAGAGTCTTCCATGACACCAACGCCTAAAAACGAAAGTTTTACTTTTTGTGCAGTTGCAAAGCCTTCATCTTTGAGCATCTCATCATAAATCTTATTGATGCGCACACGGATTTTATCCAATTTCTGGTTGGTGCTTAATGCCAAGCTACTCTTACCCAATACACGACCGTGTTTTAAATCCCAGCTATTGGGATCAATTTCTAGTTTGGTTCCGAATGTTTTAGGGGTTCCGTCGATGGTAATACGTCCCATAACTGGTACATTACCGTTCTTTTTTGGTTCATTTTTCTTCAAGTAAAGCAATAACTTGAAGGTGGATCTTTTAACTGTCTCCATAACTCAATTGTTTAATGTTTAAAATTAACTATCAATGAGTTACAAGGAACTATGAAAAAGAATGCAAAAGATTGAATTATAGTCTTTTATCTAAATCATTACAAGACTAAACTGGTAATGATTTAGTAACCTAACCTTGTCTTTTTAAGTCCAAAACCTGTCGTACACCGACCTCCAACTTTGTACTACCATTTTATAAACCTCTGTATAATAACTGTTTTAATCGTTTTGCTTACTTTTGCTTTTTACTAATCTTTTTTAAGCAAAAAAAACCTCAGGTGTTGTGACCTGAGGTTCTGCATTTTAACCTTTCCTTTCGTACATACAGCAATGATGTAACTTCTCATAATCTTCATCCTTGGCTTTTACCTGGTCCGTATCGTGTCCTGCTTTCGCTACAGCCTGATGAATTTTCACAACATCCGATTTTTCTTCGTTAAGGATCACATGAAGTGTCGTATCATCCGAATGCCATACGGCAGACTTAACGCCCGGCACACTGAACGCTGCTTTTTCAATTCTTTTTTTACAAAGTTCACAGTTGCCATTCACTGCAATATCATATTTGGCATTTTTCTTCTTTTCCTGAGCATTTACAGAAATCCCCATCAGGGCAACCAGCAATACAAAAATTATTTTTTTCATCTTTATCGTGTTTTTAATCAGTTATATTATTTTAAAACGCAGTCCGGCATAATACATTTGCCCAAAAATGGGGCCATAAATCATAGAACTGTCGAAATAGGCTCCAAACGGATCGTCACTGCCTACAATAGCATTCTTTTGTTTGTAATTTGTAAGGTTCTCCCCTCCCACATACACTTCAAAAACCGGAGAGAACGAACGGGTAATCTGCGCATTCATCAGTGAAAAAGAAGGCGAAAATTCTCCCAATTGGTATTGCGGTGGATTGGAGGCTGTAGTCGGTAATTTTTGCTTGCCCAGCCAATTATAGGTATAATCAAATTTCCATTGCCGCCCTTTATCAGTGACATGGGTTTCATATGCTATATTAGCAAAAACACGGTTTTTTGCCTGCAAAGGACGCTCGTTGCTTCCGCTTCTGTAGTCGGTACGGATGTCATAATATTTATAAGCCGTACGCAGGCTCAAATGGGTCGTAAGCGTATAATTAAATTCTAACTGCAGGCTATTCGCACTGCAGGCTATTCGCATAAGACTTTCCATCGAGATTATAGAACAATACCTGCTGTGGCCCCTGATACAGGTCTACCACCGCCTGGTTCTGGAAATCCGTTCGGTAAAAGTCGAAAACCACCTCAGCTTCTTTAGCAAAAAGATGGAACTTCTGTATAAAGCTCAGTCCGTAATTCCAGGCAATCTCAGGATCCAGCCCATAGATTTTTCCGCCTGAATTCAAAATTGAAAAGGTTCGTGAAGATGCAAAAAGCGATTGATTCTCAGCAAAAATATTCGCCAGGCGTTTTCCTCTTCCTGCAGAAACTCTCAGGGTTCCTTTTTCCCAGGGATTATAACGCGCATGGAGTCTTGGCGTAAAAAAAGTGCCCAACCGGTTGTGTACATCTACCCGCCCTCCGGCAACAATACTCAGGTTATCGGAATTATCATAGGTATATTCAAAAAAAGCACCTACCGAATTATCAATCCTGCTATAGTCACGGATGTTGACAAACTCATCATATTGATCATAGGTGAAGTTTAATCCGGTCGCAAATTTATTCATGGTATTCGAAATAATCGAATTGAAAATCAGGTTGGAATAGAAACTCTTCTGGTGGATATCATATTGGTTCAGCCCAAAATAAGAATCCTGTTTGTGGCTGTTGAATGAATTCTGGAAACCAATCGACTGGTACGGCATATCCGGGAATACATAGCCTAATTTTGCCGAAAGGTCCACTTTTTCAGTATTCACTTCCGATCCCCAGAAATTTGTAGTCAGCTTGTCTCTTTTCTTATCAAAGTCCAGTTGTCCCGCCTGCTTTTCATCTTTCATATAGCGAAGGTTGATAAAGCTCACCCAGCCTTTTTCAGCATCTACATACTGCCATCGGTTTAGCACATTGATTTGTTTCGCTAAAGGATTGTCCAGGAAACCGTCATCATTCATGTCGTTTTTCGCTACTCTTGTATTCCCATGCAGGAACAGGCTGGTCGACCATTTGTCACTTACCTTTTTATTAAAGTGCGTATTCAGTTCAAAACGGGAATCTGTCGAACCGTAAGCATTCAGGAAAAATGGAATGTCATTCATCGGTTTGATCAGTTCGGTATTGATTTGCCCAGAAATGCTTTCATAACCATTCACAACCGATCCCGCACCTTTGGTAATCTGGATACTCTCCACCCAGGTACCCGGGGTAAAAGAAAGCCCATAAGCCTGGGAAGCACCGCGAACGGAGGGAATATTCTCTTCGGCAATCAGGATATACGGACTGGTAAGGCCCAGCATTTTAATCTGCTTGCTTCCGGTTATAGCATCCGAGAAATTTACGTCTATAGAAGGATTCGTTTCAAAACTCTCCGAAAGGTTGCAGCAGGCGGCTTTCAGCAGTTCTTTATGGCCTAAAACCTGCACATTCGCAGTAGTTCCGCTCAGTCGCTCCAGGCTCTTGCGCCGTTTCGCCACAATGACTTCCTGTAGTGTGTTTTCGGAAAAAAGCAGGTGGTTGATTTTTTTATTTTGGGTAACCGTAATGGTATCGGACTTGAATCCCACAAAACTGATTACCAGTTGGGAATGTTCCTGTGTATAAGGAATGGAAAAAATTCCTTTTTCATCGGTTTGGGTTCCAATTGTGGTCCCCGACCATACTACTGAAGCCCCGGCTAAGGGAAGTGTAGCCTCTGTGGCAGTGGATTCATAGATAACGCCCTCCAGTTTTTCCTGAGCAGATAATGCCACGGAAAACAGGGCAAACAATATCCCTAAGATTTGTTTTTGCATACTGTAATTTTAATGTTTAAAAATAATCGAACGATAACAGCTGTTATCAAACTTCCAGTTCAAACAGTAAAAATCAGGCGTAAAGAATGTATTGGCAATAGAGTTGAAAGAGTGGTGGCGCATGGGCATCGCAATAATAAGCCACATCGGAAGGCGTTTGTACCTGTGGATAAGCCGCAAAAACCAACGGTTTCCATTCCGGAATAACATAAAAATTATCCGTAGTAACGCTTAAGGCTTTTGTGATTACATTGTCCGATTTGTGTTTTACTTTGACCACTTTGTCCTTACAGCAGGATGCTTTCTGGACCTGCTCCCCGCAACAGGAATATGCTTTTCCCGGATTTGCCTTTAGGGCATACCCCGTAGAAACAGAAGCAAGTTGATCACCACAAAAATGCACCGTGAATGCGAAGCCGATGTTGGATACCATCAGTAGCAAGGCCATTACGATACATGTAGACTTTTTAAAATTCATCTTTTCTGTGATTGCTGCAAAAATATTTAAAATTACCGATTAAAACGGTTAAAGACTGTTATTTTTCTTCCCGGCATACTGTTGAAAATAAAGTGCCGGAATAAAAAGCAGGACAAAGAGAGGCTGTATAAGGAACCGGCGGATGTAAAAAAAGGCAAGTGCATTCTCTTTTCCTGAAAAATGAAGCAATCCAAAAAGGCCCATCAATAGCAGTACCAACAGGATTCCATATA
The Flavobacterium kingsejongi genome window above contains:
- a CDS encoding heavy-metal-associated domain-containing protein; its protein translation is MKKIIFVLLVALMGISVNAQEKKKNAKYDIAVNGNCELCKKRIEKAAFSVPGVKSAVWHSDDTTLHVILNEEKSDVVKIHQAVAKAGHDTDQVKAKDEDYEKLHHCCMYERKG
- a CDS encoding site-specific integrase; this translates as METVKRSTFKLLLYLKKNEPKKNGNVPVMGRITIDGTPKTFGTKLEIDPNSWDLKHGRVLGKSSLALSTNQKLDKIRVRINKIYDEMLKDEGFATAQKVKLSFLGVGVMEDSLLKIFKKNNEDFEKMVSKGERSQSTYYKYKIVYNHLKEFITCRYYRDDMAFRELTCDFIREFDLFLRVDKGCTHNTVWVYTMPLYRVAELAIKNGLIRRNPFEDYEISMKENDRSYLLKEQVETLLFHTPTKEKYELVKNLFIFSCFTGLAYIDIKKLKKSNIQSFFDGHEWIISRRQKSDVASNVRLMEIPKRLIEKYAGITQNDFIFPVPTNKICNSYIDKLIQEVEIITEQKVTFHTARHTFGTMFLTEGVPLESLSKMMGHKNISTTQIYAKITSQKISKDMDLISHKFKAMEEAFIETI
- a CDS encoding HYC_CC_PP family protein, producing MNFKKSTCIVMALLLMVSNIGFAFTVHFCGDQLASVSTGYALKANPGKAYSCCGEQVQKASCCKDKVVKVKHKSDNVITKALSVTTDNFYVIPEWKPLVFAAYPQVQTPSDVAYYCDAHAPPLFQLYCQYILYA